Genomic DNA from Desulfovibrio sp. UCD-KL4C:
TAGAGTACCTAAGATTTATTAAATTAGTTTCCTCGGTTGCATAGCTTGTCATATGAAAAGATGGTTAACCCATAAACTGAGTTAACCATCTTTTTTTAAAAAGAAGTGGGAACCGTTGCATTTGTTGCCAGCCTGACTATTCCCCAATATGGAGATACTGTTTTTTAAGGGAAGCCATTTCACCTTTAAGAATCATCTGGTCCATCATGAAGTTGACCGTATCCTGAAGACGTTCAGCATTAGCAGGCATCAGATAGCCTAATTCAGAACGAGTGAATGGATCGTTTGCAATGGGAGCTGACAAATTTTCATTGGTTGCTGCGTAATAAAGAGCCTCAACACTGTCAGTAATCATTACATCAACCTTTTTCTCGGCAACAGCCAGAGGAATTTCAAGATTTGACTTAAACATTATTACTTCAGCATTTTTAATATTTGCTTTAACAAACTTCTCATTTGTTCCGCCGGGATTAACTCCGATCCGAACTCCTTTTTTATCAACATCTGCAAGAGATTTAAAACGTGACTTGTTATCCTTGGTAACAAGAATCGTTTTGCCGAACATCACGTAACCATGTGAAAAACGAGCTTCTTTCT
This window encodes:
- a CDS encoding transporter substrate-binding domain-containing protein encodes the protein MSKFFYTVLLCTLVLIPALNCQARSFDEIVTSGTLRVGTTGDYKPFSFHNEGKYEGFDIAVADSFAKRLGLKLELVKTTWSTLMGDLKADKYDIGMSGITRTIARQKEARFSHGYVMFGKTILVTKDNKSRFKSLADVDKKGVRIGVNPGGTNEKFVKANIKNAEVIMFKSNLEIPLAVAEKKVDVMITDSVEALYYAATNENLSAPIANDPFTRSELGYLMPANAERLQDTVNFMMDQMILKGEMASLKKQYLHIGE